TTGCCGTCGGCGACCATGAGCTGGGGGTCCGGCGCATCGTACTCCCAGCGCATCCGACCCGGCTTCTGGAAGAAGAGCCGGCCGGTGCGCGTGCGCGGGCGCGCCAGGCTCGCGACGCGGCTCTCCTGCGCGAAGTTCGCGGTGAGGTCCCGCAGCGCCCCGTACCGCCCCTGGACGCACCGCAGCAGCGCGCCCGGGCTCTCCGCGGCAGCCGGCGCCGCGCCGGCGAGCAGCGCCATGGCGAGCGCCATGCCCGCGGCGAGCGCGGGCCGCGACCTCCGTCCCCGCATCGTCGCATTCATCGCTCTTTCCACCCTAGCAGGGTGAGGAAGGCAGGGCAACGCCGCCGTCGATCGCCGCGGCGTACACCTGCAGCACCCGGTCCGCGTGCACGTCCGGGCGGTGGTCGCGCAACGCGCGCTCGCGGCCGCGCACGCCCAGGCGGACGGCGAGCCCGGGGTCCGCCTCCAGGCGCGCCAGGGCGGCCGCGAGCTGGCGCACGTCTCCCGGCTCGACGAGCAGACCGTCGACGCCGTCCTCGACGAACTCCGGCACGCCGCCGATGCGGCTGGCGATCGCCGGCGTTCCCTGCGCGAAACCCTCGAGGATGCTCATGCCGACCGCCTCGAACCAGTCGCACGGGAGGACGGAGGCAATCGCCCCGCGGTACAGCTCGGCCAGCTCGCGCCGCGACCTCCAGCCGAGGAACTCCGCGTGCGGGAGCCCCAGCGCCGCGGCCAGCTCCCGCAGACGCCCCTCCTCCGGGCCGGCGCCGGCGATCAGCAGCCGCGGCGGGCGCTCCAGCAGCGCCGCCGCGCGCAGCAGGTGGTGGACGCCCTTCTCGCGGACAAGCCTCCCGGCGTACACGAAGCCCTCCCGGGGCCGCGCGGGGGCGGGGGCTCCAGGCTGCGACGCGTCGAGCCCGTAGGGCACGACGGCCAGACGGCGCTCGTCGATCCCCGCCCGCAGCGCCAGCTCGCGCATCGCCCGGCTCGCGACGACGAACGCCGCGGGCGAGCGGTAGTACCCGGCCGCGTGGTACCAGGAGTGGACCAGCGCCGTGGCCGCCCGGTGCCACCGCGGGCCGGGGAGGCAGCCGTGCACGAGGGCGGGCAAGGCGTTGCCGCGGATGCAGGGCTCCGTGGCGCAGCGGCGGCCGTCGCCGCGCACCAGCGAGTGCGCCGGGCAGAAGAGCCCCGCGCCGTGGATGGTCATGACGATCGGAACGCCGCGGCGCCGGCACGGTCCGAGCACCGCCGGCGTGAGATGGAAGGACGTCGTGTGCTCGTGCACCACGTCCGGCCGCGCCGCGGCGAGCATGCGCTCCATGGCGCGCACGGCCTCCCGATTGTGGAACGGCCGCGCCGCGTGCCGGATCCGCCCGCCCCACCCCAGCGCCGCGGGGTCGACGAAGCGCGGGAACAGGCCGGTGCGCCCGTAGCCCGCGTCCCAATGCGGCCGCTTGTCCGTGCAGAAGAACTCGACCTCGTGCCCCGCCGCGCGCAGCGCCCCGGCCTCCTGGAACATGCACGTCCCCGAGCCGCTCTCGATGTGGAACCAGTTGTGGACGAAGAGGACCTTCATGGCGTGCGCCCCGCCGCCGCCACCCGCTCGTAGAGCGCGACATACCGCGCCACGATCCTCGGCCAGTCGTACCGGGCAGCCTCGACGCGACCGGCCGCGGACAGCCGCGCCCACAGCCCCCGGTCCGCGAGAACCGCCTCGAGGGCCCCGGCGAACGACCGCGGCTCGGGCGCGGCCAGCAGCCCCGTGCGCCCGTCCGCGATCACGTCGCGCACGCCGGGGATGTCGGTCGCCACCGCCGGGGTGCCGTGGCTCATGGCCTCGATCAGCACGATGCCGAAGGACTCCCGCTCCGATGGCAGCGCGAGCGCGGCCGCGCTGCCGTACTCGCGGGAGAGCGCCGCGCCCTCCAGCCGCCCGGCGAAGACAACCCGGTCCTCAAGCTTCAGCGCCGCGACCAGCCGCTGCAGGCGCTCGCGCTCCTCGCCCTCGCCGACGATCCGCAGCGTCGTCGGCCGCCCGCGGCGCACCAGCAGGTGAACGGCCTCGAGCAGCAGCGGGATGTTCTTCTGGCGGCAGAGGCGGCCCACGAAGAGCAGCCGCTCCTCCCCCCGCCAGCTGTCCCCGGACGGCGGCGGCTCCACCCCGGCGGGGATGACCTCGATCCTCTCGGCGGCGACGCCGTGGGCCTCCGCCACGAGGCGGGCGTATCCGGGCGTGTAGACGACGACGGCCGCGGCCGCGCGCAGCACCGGCGCCAGCAGCAGGCGCTTGTAGAGCGGCAGCAGACATCCCAGGGGACCGGAGGGGCCGATGTCGAGGTGCAGATGCGCGATGAACGGGAAGCGACGGACCGCGCCGCCCCAGCGCACCAGCTCCGGCACGAGCGGCTGGGCGACGTGCAGGTGCACCACCGCGTCCGGCGGGAGCCGCAGCAGCCGCGGGACGAGCCCGGGGATGACGGGCGTGCGCGCGAACTCGAATGCCGCGCACCTGCTCACCGACACCCCATCGGGCACCGCGGGCCTCCGCGGCAGTGCCGAGGTGACCACCCTGACATCCAGGCCGGCCGCCGCGGTCCTCTCCGCGATCTGGCGGGTGAGCGTCTCCATCCCCCCGAGGTGCGGGGGATAGTATGGCGCCACGTGCACGATCTTCACGCCGCCGGGTCCCCGCACCAGCCGCACAATTCCCTGAAGAGCCGGTCATGCCGCTCGACCTGCCGGCTCCAGGCGTAGCCGGCGGCCCGGGCGCGCGCGGCCTCTCCCATGCGCCGTGCCGCCGCAGGTGCGGCCAGCAGCACCTCCAGCGCCCGCGCGAGCGCCGGCGAATCGCCCGGCGGCAGGAGCAGGCCCGTGTGACCGTGCTCGACCGCCGCGGGCACGCCCCCGACGGCCGACGCAACGGCCGGGGTCCCGCAGGCGGCGGCCTCGAGCAGCACCATGCCGAACCCCTCGCACTGGTTGAGCGAAGGGAGAACGACAGCGGCGGCGAGGCGCAGGTATCCCGGCAGCAGCTCGTCCGCGACCTCGCCGGTGAACTCGACGTGATCCCGGGCGCCGAGCTGGACTGCGCGCCTCCGGTACTCGCCTTCCCCGTCTCCGCCGCCGAGCACGAGACAGAGGGCCTGCGGGCGGGCGACGCGCAGCAACGCCATCGCCTGCAGCAGCACCTCGACGCCCTTGTGGCGGTGCGTCCGGTCGAGCTGGCCCGCGAACACGACGACCTCCCGTCCGGCGTAGCGCTCGCGCAGGCCGTCGGGGGGCGCGGCCGGATGAAAACGGGTGAGGTCGACGCCCGGGGCGATCACGACGATCTTGCGCGCGTGCGGGCGCAGATGCGGCGACAGCGCGGCGTAGCGTTCCGAGGTCGCCACGATCCGGCTGGCGCGGGCGAGGGTGCCGCGCAGCAGCGCGACCTGGTAGCAGCGGGCCGCGGCACGCGCGGCCGGGGCATCCTTGACGATGTCGTTGTGGTACGTGACGACGGTCGGGACACCCGCGGCGCGCCGCACCGCAAGGTCGGCGAGAAACGGCACGGGCAGGTGGGCGTTGATGACGTCGGGACCGGCGGCAGCGGCGATCTGCCGCAGCCGCCACCACCACCCGGGGTGCAGCGGCGTGTTCGAGACCCGCACCAGCCGCCCGAGGCGGTGGACCGTCACGCCTTCGGCGCGGACGACCTCGTCGGGCCCGCCTTCGTGCCGCGTGGTCGCGACGGTCACCTCCCAGCCGCGCCCGGCCAGCCCGCGGCTGACGTTCCCGGCATAGTTCTCGACGCCGCCCCGCTTCGGCGGAAAGTAGGGCGCGACCAGCAGCAGCCGTGGCGCGCGGCGGGCCGGCCCGCGCTCCGTCGCCGTGAGGACCGAGGCGTTCGCGCCGCTCATCTCCGGCGCACCAGCGCGACGAGCTTGGTCAGCGAGCGCCAGCTCACGCGCAGGACCGAGGAGACCGCCGCCGCGAGGTAGGCCGGCTTCCTGCGGCTCGCGGCGAGCAGCCGCAGATACCACCGGCTGCAGGAGACGATGGAGAAGTTGTTCCGCAGGTAGTACCGGAGGTTGAGGGCCACATACAGCCGCCCCAGGTCGAGGTCGTGGCTCGCGAGCCGCAGGCGCGGATCGACAATGCGATTGTACAGGTCCGGCCGCGCGAAGACGCGGTAGTCCTCCGGCCCGAGGCCGTCCGCGCCGAAGCGCTCCTCGAAGATTCGGCTGCCGGGCATGGGGGCGGTCAGCAGCAGGCTGTAGTGGTCCGCGCGCAGCTCGCGCATCAGCCGCCGGGTCAGCCGCACGTCCTCCTCGGTCTCGCCCGGGGTGTTGAGCATGATGTTGGCGAAGACGCGCAGCCCGTGCTCGCGGCAGAGGGCGACGGCCCGGTGAGCGTCCGCGACCGTCGTGCCCTTGCGCATCCGACGCAGCGCCGCGTCCGAACCGCTCTCGATGCCGAAGTCCAGCTGCACGCAGCCGGCGTCCCGCAGCTCCCGGGCCAGGGGCTCGTCCAGCACGTTGACGCGCGTCTGCGCGGCCCACGGCAGCCCGAGGCCGGAGGCCCGGTAACCCTGGCAGAACTCGAGCGCGCGTGAGGGCGGCACCGCAAAGGTGTCGTCGGCGATGTAGAAGCTCTCGAGCGCGAAGCCCTCCCTGAGCCAGCGCAAGGTCTCGATGACGTGCGCGACGGGGCGGTGGCGGATCGTCGGCGCGAGGCCCTGCGCCTCCTGGATCATCCGGGCGGCGCAGAACGTGCAGCCGAAGGGGCAACCGCGCGAGGTGTAGATCTGCACCCCGGAGAGCAGCAGCGTCCGGGCCACGAAGCGGTTCGGCCGCAGGTAGTACTCCATGTCCAGAAGATCGTAGGCGGGCCGGCTGAGGGTCCCGAGGTCCTCGACGAAGGGCCGCCGGGACGTCCGCACCACGCCCCCCCCGCGCCGGAACGCGATGCCGCGGACTTCGTCGCGCGCCCGGCCGCCGTCGTCGGCGACGAGTTCCGGGAGGGTCACGTCGCCCTCGCCGATCACCGCCACATCGAACGGGCTCCCCGGGTAGAAGAAGTCCGCGGGACGGAGCGTCGGGTGGGGACCGCCGACGACGATGGGCACCGGCGTGCGCTCGCGGATGCGCTCGGCCAGCTCGCGGCAGCACCAGTAGTCCGAGGTGAAGCAGGAGAGCCCGACCCACGCCGGCGAACGGCGGGCGACCTCCGCGACGATCTCGTCGATGAGGACGGCCACCGCCGCTTTCGAGAGGGGCGCGTGCGGCGGCAGCTTGCGGTCGACCAGGGCGACGGGCAGTCCTGCCGCCCGCAGCGCGGCGGCCAGCTCCAGCAGCGAGTGCGGGACGATCGGGCAGTCGGCCCACATCGGCGAGGAGACGAGCAGCGCCAGACCCGCGGACATCGCGCCCGCCACCGTTATCCGAGGGAACCGCACTCGGCCGGCGAGCCGTCCTCGAACCCCGGGACCACCTGGAACAACTCCGCCTCGACGCGCCCGGCCCGGACGCTGTCGAGCCGGAACGAGAAGCGGGTGAAGACGTGCACCAGCACGTCCTTCTCCTGCTGCATCTGCGGATAGTAGTCGCTGTACAGCGTGATCAGCCAGAAGCGCTGCCCGTCCTGCAGCGAGGCGACATCCCTGCGGAGGTCTGCGCGGAAATTCTCGTCACGGATGACCGCGTAGCGGAAGGAGTTCCCCCAACCGCGCTGCGCCCACTCGAGCTGCACCGTGACCAGACCGAACATCTGGACAAAGACGATGTCGTCCGGCTCGAGCCTTGGCGCCATGGCTTCCGCCAGGGCCCTGACGTCGGGCCCCGGCGGCGGCTCGTAGGTTGCGGTGACGGCGGGAACGGACCACCACAGCAGCAGCGCCGCCGCTGCCCCGCCGCCGAGCAATCGCAGCCGGCGCTTCGGGAGCAGCTGCAGCCAGTCCAGCGCCGACGCCAGAAAGAGCAGCGTCAGCGGCAGGGCGAAGAGGATCACCCGGCCCATCAGGGGGAATGCCACGGGACTGGAAAGCGCCTGCAGGGCGGTGGGCACCGGCGCCAGCTGGAAGACCGTCGCGACCGCGTACGTCGCGAGCGGCGAGAACAGCAGCAGCGCGATCGCCGGGGATCGCCTGAGCAGCAGCAGCAGGCCGGACGCGGCCAGCATCCCCACTGAGAGCGCCTCCGGAAAATCGAGGGGGTCGCGGAAGAACCGGAGCGCTGCCGTGACGTACCAGACCAGATCCCCAAGGGAGTGGGGCGGGAACGGGAGATTGAAGGAACCCCAGAACAGATCCAGCGCCCGCGACTCGATGACCGGCCTGAGATGTCCGAGGTACTGGACGATGAAGACGAGGGCCCAGGTCGAACCCCAGGCCGCGGTGATGGCCGCCCGGCGCCAGCGCCCCTGCCACAGCGCGTCCAGCAGGACGAAGCAACCGAGGCCGGCACAGATGAAGATCATCTCGAACGAGAGGAGCAGCGAGACGAGGCCGGCAATCCAGAGCGACCACGGGAAGTCCCGCTCCTGGTCACGCAGCTCCAGCAGCATCAGGGCCAGCAGGACGACCGCGAGCACGTCGAAGCCATACTGCTTGGCGTTCGCCGAGTAATAGATCAGCGGTTCGGAAACGGCCACGAGGTACGTTGCCACGAGCGCGCTCCACGGAGTCAGCGCGCGGCCCGCCAGCCGCGCGAAGACCGGGAGCGCCGCGAGACCCGCCAGCAGCGACGGCAGCCGGAAGGCGTAGGGGTGGTTGCCGAAGAGCGAGCCGCAGGCCTTGAGCATGAGCATGTACAGCGGCGTCTCCATCAACATCGGGTCGCCGCCGTTTCTCAGCACTGCTGCCCAGGATGCGGTCAGCTCGCAGTAGATCAGGCCCGACTCGTCGCCCCAGGGCGTGGCGTTGCGCTGGAAGAATGCCACGCGGAGCAGCGCGCCCAGTGCCAGCGTCAGGCCGGTCAGCCGCGCAGGGTCGCGCAGCCAGGCCTCTACGCCCGGGCGACGATGCGGATCATGCCACGCCACGGACGGCTCCCGGGATCGCGGCAACGCGGCCGCCGCCGACAAGGAAGAGTGGGTCGCCGCCCATCGACCGGGCTGACGTGAACGTCGGCACAAGGCGGAACGGATGCACTGCCGAATTATAACAGCGCCTCCAAGTCAAGGGCTGAAAGAACTGTTGAAATATGAGATAAATCATTATAATTGCTGATGATCATCATGTTGACCTGGCTCTCTCCGGGAGGGTAACGTACAAGAGACGTGAACGCGAGAGATCCCGGTGCGGGTGCCATGTTGCTGGGGGACATGCGCGCCGATGCCCCAGAGCCGCGCAGCGGGCGTCCCCGATGAGCCGCATTCTCGTCGCCAATCCCCCGACGGAGCGGCACCCCGGGCGCTTCTTCCGGCCGGTGCGGTTCCCGACCTACCAGTATGCGACGCCGGTCATGCACCCGCCGCTCTACCTCCTCTCGGCGGCGACCGCGCTCCGGGACCTCGGTGGCCACGCCGTCTCCTTCGTCGATGCCCAGGCGCCGGGGCTGACCGTGGCGGCGTTCCTCCGGCGGGCGCAGGCGCTGCGTCCCGAGCTGGCCGTGCTCGAGACCTGCCTCGCCTCGTTCTCCGGGGACGTCGCGGTTGCCGCGGCGCTGCGCCGGACGACCGGCTGCCGGGTCATCCTCTGCGGGCCGCAGCTTGGCATGCCGGAGATCGCCCGGGCGATGCTCGCCCATCCGGACGTCGACGCGCTGGTGCTCGGCGAGTACGAGATGTCCCTGCTGGAACTGGTGGCGTCGGGCCTCGCCGCCGGCGTGCCGGGGACCGCGGTGCGGGGGGCCGGAGGCGAGGCCGTCCTCGGCCCGAAGCGCCCGCGGCTGCGCGAGCTCGATCTGCTCCCCGACCCCGACCAGCGCTGGCTTGACCACGCCGCCTACTATGACCCGCTCCTGCGCAACCCCTTCGCCTTCTTCCTCTCGGCGCGCGGGTGCCCGCACGGCTGCGTCTTCTGCTCGTGGCCGCAGACCTTCAGCGGGCGCGCGCACCGGACGCGGTCGCCGCGCCGGGTCGCGGAAGACATCGCCCGGACGCTGGCCGCGGCCCCGCGGCTGCGCAGCTTCCTGTTCAACGACGACACCTTCACCGTCGAGCGCCGGCACTGCCTGGCCGTCTGCGAGGAGCTTCGCGCCTGCGGGGTCCGCACGCCGTGGGGCTGCTACACGCGCGCGGACTTCGACGACCTCGAAGTGCTTCGCGCGCTCCGGTCCGCCGGCTGCCGCCTGCTCAAGGTCGGCGTCGAGAGCTCCGATGCGGGCGTCCAGCTCCAGGCGGGCAAGCGCTGCGACATCCCGCGGGCACGGCGGGCCATCGCCCTGATGAAGGAGCTGGGGTTCAGGGTTCACGCCACGTTCGCCTTCGGCCTGCCGGGGGAGACGCGGGCGACGATCGCCGCGAGCGTGCGCTGGGTCTGCGCCGTCGATCCGCATTCGGTGCAGTTCTCGGCGGCGGTGCCCTACCCGGGGACCGCCTTCCACGACTACCTCGCACGAGGCGGGCACCTGCTGCCGCACAGCTGGGACGACCTGACGCCGCTGCGGCCGGTGTACCGCTACCCGGACCTCGCGCCCGACGAACTGGCCCGCGCGGTGCCCGCGGCCTACCGCCGCTTCTACCTGCGCCCTCGCGCCGTGGCGCGGCTGCTCGCGCGGCTGGCGGCGGAGCCGGGCCGGATCCCCGGCCTGGTGTCGCGGTCCGCCCGCCTGCTCGCCGACCGGGGGCGCGCGTGACGAGGCCGGCCGCGCGGGTGGCGATCGTCATCCCGGTCTACAACGGGCAGCGGACGATCCAAGCCTCGGTCCGCTCGGCGCTGGCGCAGCGGCACCCGGCGTGCACGGTCATTGTCGTCGACGACGGCTCTACGGACCGGACGCCGGAGATCGTCGCATCGATCCCGGGGGTGACGCTGCTGCGGCAGGAGAACCGCGGCCCGGCGGCCGCGCGCAACCTCGGCTGGCGCTCGGCCGTCGACGCGAAGTTCGTCTTCTTCCTCGACGCGGACTGCGTTGCCCCGCCGGACTGGGTCGGCCGGCTGCTCGCGCACCACCGCGAGAAGCGGACGAGTTGCGTGGGCAGCGCGTACGGGATCGCCAACCCCGAATCCCTGCTCGCCCGCGTCATCTACCGCGAGTTCGAACGCCGGTACGAGTTCTGCGGCCTGCATCCAGCGTTCGTCGGCGCCCACGGCTACTCGTTCCGCCGCTCCCGCCTGGAGCGCCTCGGCGGGTACGACGAGAGCTACCGGCACGCGAGCCACGAGGACAACGACCTCGGCTGGCGGCTCCTCCGCGCCTCGCGGCGGCTCCGGCTGGTCCGCGACGTGCGCGTCAGGCACCACTTCCCCGAGAGATTGGGACCCTACCTGCGCACCCAGATGCGCCACGGCTTCTGGCGCATGAAGCTGCTGCGCGCCCACCCGGCGAGCGCGCTGGGCGATGAGTACAGCAACCTCTTCGACTACCTCCAACCGCCGCTCATGCTTCTGGCCGCGCTGCTCCTGGCCGCCGGCGACGGCCGGGGGGCGGCTGCGGGCGTGGCGCTGGCGCTGGCGGCGATCGCGCTGGCGCTGCAGGCCCCGGTCGCGTCGGGCCTTCGCCGCCTGGGGAGCCGGCGGCGCGAGGTGGCCTTCTACTCCCTCGTGTTCAGTCCGCTGCGGGCGCTGGCCCGGGGCGCGGGGATGGCCGCCGGCGTCTTCTGGTTCTGGGTGCTGTGGCGCGATTCGCTGGCCGCGTCGCCGCGTGCCGCGGAGCTCCCCGCCGCCGGCCGACAGGGCGAGATCGCAACCTGAGGCCGGCCAACGGCTGCGCGGCGCCTCAGAACGGATAGCCGATCGTCAGGTGCCACTGGGAGGCCGACTCCCCCTCCTCCCGGTCGAGCTTGTAGCCCCAGTCCAGGCGGACCGGCCCGACGAGCGTCTCGTAGCGCAGCCCGGTGCCGATCGACGGCTTGACTCCCGACGGAGGCAGGTTCGCCTGCTCGGACCAGAGCTCGCCGGCGTCCAGGAACAGCACGCCACGCAGCTTCCCGCGCATCGTGAAACGCAGCTCGGCGTTCGCCAGCCCGAAGGCGTTCCCCCCCAGCGGGTTCCCGTCGGCGTCCTTGGCGCCGATCGACTTGTAGTCGTAGCCGCGCACGGTGGTGTCGCCGCCGAGGAAGAAGCGCTCCGACAGCGGCAGGTCCCCGCCTTCGAGCAGCAGTTGCGTGAAGCCGCCGCGCAGGCCGAGCGCCAGCTCGGCCCGCCCGCCCAGGGGCAGGTACCACGAGGCGTCGAACTGGTACTTGGCGAAGCTGGTGTCGCCGCCGAAGAGCGGCCGCGCGACCTCGACGCCGGCCAGCAGGTAGGTGCCGCGCCGGGGCAGGAGCGGGTTGTCGCGCCGGTCGTGCTCGAGCGAGGCGGCGAGGCTGGCGATGTTGATGTTCTCGAGCGGGCCGAGGTCGGCGGTGAGCGTCGGGTCCACGTCGGAGTAGGCGACGAACTCGTAGCGGTAGCGCAGGTTCAGCAGCAGCCGCGGCAGCAGCTCGCGGTTGGCGCCGAGCAGCACGCCCCGGCGCAGCAGGTCATACCCCTCCTCGGCGCGCTGCTCGTAGTAGAGGTCGGCCTGCCCCTTGTATTTCTCCGCGAACAGCCGGGGCTCCTGGTAGAACAGGTCGTGGCGGTAGCCGACCTCGCTGACCGTGCTCTTCCAGCGCAGGCCGCGGCCCGTCCCGAAGAGGTTCTGCTCGCCGGCCTCGCCGAAGCCCCGCAGCCCCTCGTCGGTGGAGTACCCCAGCCCGAAGCCCACGAACCCCGTCCGGCGCTCGCGCACGGCGATGACCAGGTCCTGCGGCTCGCCCGGGGCGACCGGCTCCGGGAGCTGGTAGCGCACCTCGCGGAAGAGCCCGAGGTCGTAGAGCTTGAGCTTGCCCAGGGCGAGCGCCTCCGGGTCGAGCGGGTCGCCCGGCTTGAGCGGCAGCTCGCGCACGATCACGGACCGGCGGGTGGCCGCGTTGCCCGTGACCACGACCGCGCCGAGCCGCTGGCGGCGCCCCGGCTCGAGCGTGACGCGCAGGTCGACGGCGGTCCGGTCGGCCGCGAAGTCCGGGCGCACGCGCGCGACGCAGCCGGGGAAGCCCTGGCGCACGCAGGCCGTGCGCACGCGGTCGGTCACCGACCGCGGCAGCGCCTCGTTGAACGGGTCGCCCTCGCGCGCGCCGACGGCGGCCTGCAGCACCTCGGGGCGGATCGCCGGCGCCCCTTCGATCGAGACGTGCCGCACGAGCGTCCGCGGGCCCTCGCGCACCGCGAAGATGACGTCCGCGCCCGCCGGCCCCGCGTCCGGCCAGACCTCGGGCGTGGGGACCTCGGCGCGGTTGAAGCCCGCGTCCCGGTACCACGACTCGATGCGCCTGCGGTCGGTCTCGAGGTCCGTGACGCGCAGCACCTGGCCGTCCCGGGTCGCCAGCCGCTCCCGCGCCCAGGCTTCGGTGAAGTAGGTGAAGCCGCGCAGGCGCACGGCGCCGACGGTGATCTGCCGCCCCTCCCGCACGGTGTAGACCACGGTGCCGGCGGCATAGTCGGCCTGTACGTCGACCTCGGCGAGGTAGAACCCCTTCTCCTGGTAGCGGGCGAGGATGCGGTCGCGTCCCTCGGCGACCTCCTCCTCGTCGAAGAAGCCCGAGCGCGAGAAGGTCAGCAGGCCGCGCAGCTCGCCCTCGGAGATCGCCGAGG
The bacterium DNA segment above includes these coding regions:
- a CDS encoding glycosyltransferase family 4 protein; protein product: MKVLFVHNWFHIESGSGTCMFQEAGALRAAGHEVEFFCTDKRPHWDAGYGRTGLFPRFVDPAALGWGGRIRHAARPFHNREAVRAMERMLAAARPDVVHEHTTSFHLTPAVLGPCRRRGVPIVMTIHGAGLFCPAHSLVRGDGRRCATEPCIRGNALPALVHGCLPGPRWHRAATALVHSWYHAAGYYRSPAAFVVASRAMRELALRAGIDERRLAVVPYGLDASQPGAPAPARPREGFVYAGRLVREKGVHHLLRAAALLERPPRLLIAGAGPEEGRLRELAAALGLPHAEFLGWRSRRELAELYRGAIASVLPCDWFEAVGMSILEGFAQGTPAIASRIGGVPEFVEDGVDGLLVEPGDVRQLAAALARLEADPGLAVRLGVRGRERALRDHRPDVHADRVLQVYAAAIDGGVALPSSPC
- a CDS encoding glycosyltransferase family 4 protein — translated: MKIVHVAPYYPPHLGGMETLTRQIAERTAAAGLDVRVVTSALPRRPAVPDGVSVSRCAAFEFARTPVIPGLVPRLLRLPPDAVVHLHVAQPLVPELVRWGGAVRRFPFIAHLHLDIGPSGPLGCLLPLYKRLLLAPVLRAAAAVVVYTPGYARLVAEAHGVAAERIEVIPAGVEPPPSGDSWRGEERLLFVGRLCRQKNIPLLLEAVHLLVRRGRPTTLRIVGEGEERERLQRLVAALKLEDRVVFAGRLEGAALSREYGSAAALALPSERESFGIVLIEAMSHGTPAVATDIPGVRDVIADGRTGLLAAPEPRSFAGALEAVLADRGLWARLSAAGRVEAARYDWPRIVARYVALYERVAAAGRTP
- a CDS encoding glycosyltransferase family 4 protein, with product MSGANASVLTATERGPARRAPRLLLVAPYFPPKRGGVENYAGNVSRGLAGRGWEVTVATTRHEGGPDEVVRAEGVTVHRLGRLVRVSNTPLHPGWWWRLRQIAAAAGPDVINAHLPVPFLADLAVRRAAGVPTVVTYHNDIVKDAPAARAAARCYQVALLRGTLARASRIVATSERYAALSPHLRPHARKIVVIAPGVDLTRFHPAAPPDGLRERYAGREVVVFAGQLDRTHRHKGVEVLLQAMALLRVARPQALCLVLGGGDGEGEYRRRAVQLGARDHVEFTGEVADELLPGYLRLAAAVVLPSLNQCEGFGMVLLEAAACGTPAVASAVGGVPAAVEHGHTGLLLPPGDSPALARALEVLLAAPAAARRMGEAARARAAGYAWSRQVERHDRLFRELCGWCGDPAA
- a CDS encoding radical SAM protein; the encoded protein is MSAGLALLVSSPMWADCPIVPHSLLELAAALRAAGLPVALVDRKLPPHAPLSKAAVAVLIDEIVAEVARRSPAWVGLSCFTSDYWCCRELAERIRERTPVPIVVGGPHPTLRPADFFYPGSPFDVAVIGEGDVTLPELVADDGGRARDEVRGIAFRRGGGVVRTSRRPFVEDLGTLSRPAYDLLDMEYYLRPNRFVARTLLLSGVQIYTSRGCPFGCTFCAARMIQEAQGLAPTIRHRPVAHVIETLRWLREGFALESFYIADDTFAVPPSRALEFCQGYRASGLGLPWAAQTRVNVLDEPLARELRDAGCVQLDFGIESGSDAALRRMRKGTTVADAHRAVALCREHGLRVFANIMLNTPGETEEDVRLTRRLMRELRADHYSLLLTAPMPGSRIFEERFGADGLGPEDYRVFARPDLYNRIVDPRLRLASHDLDLGRLYVALNLRYYLRNNFSIVSCSRWYLRLLAASRRKPAYLAAAVSSVLRVSWRSLTKLVALVRRR
- a CDS encoding glycosyltransferase family 39 protein, whose protein sequence is MAWHDPHRRPGVEAWLRDPARLTGLTLALGALLRVAFFQRNATPWGDESGLIYCELTASWAAVLRNGGDPMLMETPLYMLMLKACGSLFGNHPYAFRLPSLLAGLAALPVFARLAGRALTPWSALVATYLVAVSEPLIYYSANAKQYGFDVLAVVLLALMLLELRDQERDFPWSLWIAGLVSLLLSFEMIFICAGLGCFVLLDALWQGRWRRAAITAAWGSTWALVFIVQYLGHLRPVIESRALDLFWGSFNLPFPPHSLGDLVWYVTAALRFFRDPLDFPEALSVGMLAASGLLLLLRRSPAIALLLFSPLATYAVATVFQLAPVPTALQALSSPVAFPLMGRVILFALPLTLLFLASALDWLQLLPKRRLRLLGGGAAAALLLWWSVPAVTATYEPPPGPDVRALAEAMAPRLEPDDIVFVQMFGLVTVQLEWAQRGWGNSFRYAVIRDENFRADLRRDVASLQDGQRFWLITLYSDYYPQMQQEKDVLVHVFTRFSFRLDSVRAGRVEAELFQVVPGFEDGSPAECGSLG
- a CDS encoding radical SAM protein translates to MSRILVANPPTERHPGRFFRPVRFPTYQYATPVMHPPLYLLSAATALRDLGGHAVSFVDAQAPGLTVAAFLRRAQALRPELAVLETCLASFSGDVAVAAALRRTTGCRVILCGPQLGMPEIARAMLAHPDVDALVLGEYEMSLLELVASGLAAGVPGTAVRGAGGEAVLGPKRPRLRELDLLPDPDQRWLDHAAYYDPLLRNPFAFFLSARGCPHGCVFCSWPQTFSGRAHRTRSPRRVAEDIARTLAAAPRLRSFLFNDDTFTVERRHCLAVCEELRACGVRTPWGCYTRADFDDLEVLRALRSAGCRLLKVGVESSDAGVQLQAGKRCDIPRARRAIALMKELGFRVHATFAFGLPGETRATIAASVRWVCAVDPHSVQFSAAVPYPGTAFHDYLARGGHLLPHSWDDLTPLRPVYRYPDLAPDELARAVPAAYRRFYLRPRAVARLLARLAAEPGRIPGLVSRSARLLADRGRA
- a CDS encoding glycosyltransferase family 2 protein is translated as MTRPAARVAIVIPVYNGQRTIQASVRSALAQRHPACTVIVVDDGSTDRTPEIVASIPGVTLLRQENRGPAAARNLGWRSAVDAKFVFFLDADCVAPPDWVGRLLAHHREKRTSCVGSAYGIANPESLLARVIYREFERRYEFCGLHPAFVGAHGYSFRRSRLERLGGYDESYRHASHEDNDLGWRLLRASRRLRLVRDVRVRHHFPERLGPYLRTQMRHGFWRMKLLRAHPASALGDEYSNLFDYLQPPLMLLAALLLAAGDGRGAAAGVALALAAIALALQAPVASGLRRLGSRRREVAFYSLVFSPLRALARGAGMAAGVFWFWVLWRDSLAASPRAAELPAAGRQGEIAT